The Bradyrhizobium barranii subsp. barranii genome segment GGTCGCCTCGGTCCACCACATCGCGCTCGCCACGATCGAGCATGAAGACGCGTTCGACTTCATCGCGATTCCCGAAAGCTCCCGCCGCGTGATCCGCTTCCATCACGAGACGAGCCTGATTCACGCGCCGACCGCGGCGCTGATCTACCAGTTCCGCGAGGTGCTGGCGGGACGTCACACCCGGGTCACCGAGCTGGAACAACCGGTGTTCGCCTGGAAGTGACGATGGTAAACGGCGCGTTAACGTGACGGTTACCGGATGCCTGCTAAGAGGGCAGCATGCATCATTCGATTCGAAAACATCTCGCGCTGGTTCCATTCGCGCTCGTTCTGCTCGCGCCCGCCGCGCGCGGCGGCGAGGCCGACGCGCTGCCGCCGGCCGTCCGCGATGCCAACGCCCAGTTGCTGTCGAAGTTTTTTGCGCAGGGTGGCGCGTCGCCGGCCGTGCTCGAATATCGGCGCAAGCTGCAGGAATATCAGGCGGCGCGCGCGGCCTTCGACGAGGAGGCGGGTGCCTATTGGAGCCAGATCTCCGAGAAGCGGAAAGGCCGCAACGCCAAGCGGCGCAGCGGACAGCAGGTCACGCTCGACGATTATGTGCTGCAGCATCCGCCGCTCTATAACGGGCCGAAGCGGCCGGTGAATCCGGAGCCGGAGGAAACGCCGGAGCGTCCGACCAGAAAGCCGATACCGGTGGTCGCCGATCTCCTGCAGGCGGCGCGGGAGCTCTATCAGTTCACGCCGCAGCGGCCGTCCAGCGAGGTCGAGTTCAAGCGCGCCTATGCGCGCTACGCGCTCGCCTCGGGGCTGACGCGCGAGCAGGCGGTGCGGGTCTATTCGTTCGAGACCGGCGGCACCGGCAATTACGACGTGCAGGCGGGTATTGAGCATGGCGGCAAGCGCGCGATCTCGACCGCGATGGGCTACAACCAGCTCCTGACCACCAACAGCGTCGAGCTGCTGGCCGAGCAGGGCCATGAACTCATCCGCGCGCTTTCCGACAAGGTGGCGCGGACGTCCGGGCCGGCGCGCCAGCCGCTCGAGCACAAGCTTGCCGTGCTGAAGAAGATGGTGGCGCAGGCGAAATCGGTGCCGGACACCTGGTCGGAGCACGAGAAGATCGGCAACACCGCGCAGGGCTGGGCCATGCATGCCATGGTGCTGGACATCGATATCGGCCCGATGCTGCAAACCCATAAGCTTTTGACTTCGGTGCTGTTCGCGCGCACCAAGGGCTACACCCGGCCGCTCACCGCCGCCGAGCTCGAGATGATGAACCTCACCGGCGACGGCACCGGCCTCGACATGGTGACGATGCCGCAGGCGATGCGCGAGCAGGTGCCGACCTCGAACTTCTTCCAGCGCGGCGGCTACGAGCGCAACCCGGTCGCGATCCGCCACAACACGGTGGCCAAGCTGCTGGCGGTGACGGATACGCGGATGGACTCGAACAGCAACAATGCCGGCGCACGGGAGCTGGCGGGGGCGTTCTAGTCCTCGCTGCCACATCCTCCGCTGTCATGCCCCGGCTTGACCGGGGCATCCAGTACGCCGCAGCCTCTCGATTGAAGCACAACGGCCTCTGGAATACTGGATCACCCGCCTTCGCGGGTGATGACACCGAATGCTTGGGTTGGCCGTCGCCCCTACTGATCCGACCCGAACTTGAACTTGCCGTCGCCTTCGAGATACGGGCCGCTGCGCATGTAGAGCTGGCCGTTGTGGCCGATGAAGAACAGCGTGCCTTTCGGCACCTTCTTGGCGCCCTTCAGGAGTTCACCGGCATTGCTGGTGCCCATCTTGTAGGAGAAGGTCTTGCCGTCCTTGTCATAGGCATAGCCGGTGTCGGGCTTGAGCTCCCAGGGCGTTGCCGCGGTCTGCGCCAATGCGGGTGCGCTGAACGCGCCGAGCGCTGCAGTGAGTGCAAGTGCAAATGTCTTCGTTGAAAATGCCATCATCCCATCCTCCCCATCGTTGGGGTTGCCATCTTGAACAAATCACGAACGGCGTTTACAGGTCAATTTGCGAAAGCGCCGCAGCGCATCACGTCCTGCCCAGCAGTTTGTGATTTTCCCTTCGTCCCCGCGCGACTATGTTCCGCTTTCAGTCTAGAACGCAATTCGACAAAAATATTGGTAGGGGGATGATTCGGATGAACCATGTCGTTAAAGCCTGCTCAGCCGCCGCGCTGTTGGTGACGACGCTGGCACCCGCCGCCTGGGCGGATGACTACCAGCTCAGCCACAACCAGCGGATTTCGTGCAGCCGTGGCCTCGCCCCGGGCAAGCTGAACACCGCGACCTGCAAGTCCTACACTTACCTGTTCAATACCAAGACCTCGGAATATTTCCGCTGCCAGGTCTCGCTCGCGCTGACCCGCGACAACAAGGAAGTCATCAACGTCCAGACCGACGGCGGTTGTACCAAGAAGCCGCGCATCTTCGAGACCGACGGCCACTATGATTTCGACGCCACCGAGACCGAGCCGCCGAACACCAACTCGTTCTTCGGCCCCGGCGGCTACTCGGTCTGGGCTGCCGATGTCACCGCGCAGAAGGTGCGCGGCTGCATCATCATCTCGTCCGGCCTCGGCTCCGACATCTCCAAGTGCCTGGACATGACCTTCCAATAAGGGCTTGCCAGCAAGAGCCTGCCAGTAAGGCTTGCCAGCGCGGCGAGACACGCGCCAGACCCTGACTGCGCCACCTCGCCGCACCCGCGGGTTCCCCAAAAATCGAGCCGGGTCAGCCGTTTACCGCAGTCCTGTTGTGACTTTTGGATGGGTTGACCCGCTTCCCCCATCCGGCCAATTTCCCGGCCGGTTTGGGGAGTACAACAACCATGAAACGGACGATTTTCGGCGCGGCCGCGGCTCTTGCCCTGGCGGCGTCGGCACCTTGCGCGCATGCGCAATCCTTCATCAACGTGCTGACCGGCGGCACCTCCGGCGTCTACTATCCGCTCGGGGTCGCGATCGGAAAGATCTACGGCGACAAGATTCCGAACGTGAAGACGCAGGTGCAGGCCACCAAGGCGTCGGTCGAGAACCTGATCCTGCTCCAGCAGGGCCGCGGTGAAATTGCGTTCACGCTGGGTGACTCGCTCAAAGCCGCCTGGGAGGGCGACGAGGAAGCCGGCTTCAAGACCAAGCTGGACAAGCTGCGCACCATCGGCGCGATCTATCCGAACTACATCCAGATTGTCGCGACCGCCGAATCGGGCATCAAGACGCTCGCAGATCTCAAGGGCAAGAGCCTCTCGGTCGGCGCGCCGAAGTCGGGCACCGAGCTCAATTCCCGTGCGATCCTCGCGGCCGCAGGTATGACCTATAAGGACCTCGGCAAGGTCGAATATCTGCCGTTCGCCGAATCCGTCGATCTCATGAAGAACCGCCAGTTGGGCGCGACGCTTCAATCGGCCGGCCTTGGCGTCGCCTCGCTGAAGGATCTCTCGAGTTCGGCCTCGATCACCGTGGTGTCGGTGCCGAAGGAGACCATCGACAAGATCGGCCCGCCCTTCATCTCGGCAATCATTCCGGC includes the following:
- a CDS encoding TAXI family TRAP transporter solute-binding subunit; its protein translation is MKRTIFGAAAALALAASAPCAHAQSFINVLTGGTSGVYYPLGVAIGKIYGDKIPNVKTQVQATKASVENLILLQQGRGEIAFTLGDSLKAAWEGDEEAGFKTKLDKLRTIGAIYPNYIQIVATAESGIKTLADLKGKSLSVGAPKSGTELNSRAILAAAGMTYKDLGKVEYLPFAESVDLMKNRQLGATLQSAGLGVASLKDLSSSASITVVSVPKETIDKIGPPFISAIIPANTYTGQDKDVPTAAVVNYLVTSSAVSDDLAYQMTKLIFESLPELQNAHAAGKEIKLETAATGSPVPLHPGAIRYYKEKGLIK